A part of Miscanthus floridulus cultivar M001 chromosome 6, ASM1932011v1, whole genome shotgun sequence genomic DNA contains:
- the LOC136458086 gene encoding uncharacterized protein has translation MATTTRKVSVFVPAILLVLAVLSCLLLVHAAAAGNRRALLPREPPADDTYGGGGGQVLPTTAEEGAAVGGDEPPQLAADKEMMETAAARRAGLLQTQDYPGSGPNGRHDPRNPH, from the exons atggcgacgacgacgaggaagGTGTCCGTCTTCGTCCCCGCCATCCTGCTAGTGCTGGCCGTGCTCTCCTGCCTCCTCCTCGTCCACG cggcagcggcaggcaACCGGAGGGCTCTGCTGCCGAGGGAGCCACCAGCAGACGACAcctacggcggcggtggtggacagGTGTTGCCGACGACGGCGGAGGAGGGCGCCGCGGTGGGAGGTGATGAGCCGCCTCAGCTCGCCGccgacaaggagatgatggagacaGCAGCGGCCAGGAGGGCGGGGCTGCTGCAGACTCAGGACTACCCGGGGTCCGGCCCCAACGGCCGCCACGATCCGCGGAACCCGCACTGA